A single genomic interval of Musa acuminata AAA Group cultivar baxijiao chromosome BXJ3-4, Cavendish_Baxijiao_AAA, whole genome shotgun sequence harbors:
- the LOC103981059 gene encoding uncharacterized protein LOC103981059 — MAFRGRGRGRGGRGRGMGAIYDTRIAKHVPYEEFPEDITLPSVPSVDPLSNEVKALIASKIKLEYFWKGSCYNLQEGGSKSRSQVTEIERFSDRFKQKAQGKREALAHYLKLTPSNFPSELIQGSKRVHHENKKLRWDRAPEDKLFDLFEKLEENYKGQDGKVLKEKKGESDDEEDAEEEVEEESSDDDDYNQNIDFDDDEDDLNMEEEEHEDVYE, encoded by the exons ATGGCATTTAGAGGCCGGGGCAGGGGCCGAGGTGGTCGTGGTCGTGGTATGGGTGCAATTTATGACACCCGAATTGCAAAGCATGTACCTTATGAAGAATTCCCG GAAGATATTACTTTGCCTAGTGTGCCTAGTGTTGATCCTTTATCAAATGAAGTAAAAGCATTGATAGCATCAAAGATAAAGTTGGAATATTTCTGGAAAGGCTCTTGCTACAATTTGCAAGAGGGAGGCTCTAAATCAA GGAGCCAAGTTACAGAAATCGAACGATTTTCTGACAGGTTCAAGCAAAAGGCACAAGGAAAACGTGAAGCTCTTGCACATTATCTCAAACTAACACCTTCAAATTTCCCATCTGAACTTATTCAAG GATCCAAACGTGTGCATCATGAGAACAAGAAATTACGATGGGATCGAGCTCCAG AGGATAAGCTGTTTGATTTGTTTGAAAAGCTTGAAGAGAATTACAAG GGCCAGGATGGAAAGGTGTTGAAGGAGAAAAAAGGTGAAAGTGACGATgaggaagatgcggaagaagaagtagaagaggagtccagtgatgatgatgattataacCAG AATATCGATTTTGATGACGATGAGGACGATTTAAATATGGAGGAAGAAGAAC ATGAAGATGTGTACGAATAG